The genomic window CAGAATATAAAGCAATCTCTTGAATAATTCTGTTTTCATCAATTTCCTCTTGTGGAATTAATTCTTTAATTCGATTTATTATTCTTTCTTCATGTGTTTTAATCACATCTGGAGCTCTTTTTTCAAGTTGGTCAACAAGTTGTATAATCTGTTCGTTACGTTCTTTTATATCATACGCAAGATTTTTTCCTTCCTCAGTTCGCATTTCATTTAAGCTAACTAAAGCTTGCTCAAGAGCTTTTTGCATTACTTCCCAAACTAAATCTAGGTCTTCTTCTTTGTCTTGCAGACTATATACATCTGGCAAGCGATATATATCAATTATCTTCAATTCTGATGAAATATCTAGTGTTTTTGCTAGTTCTTCCAATGACTTATAATAAGCTAAAGCCAATTTTTTGTCAACAAGTATACTTCTAGCAGAATCATCTGTTTTTTCAATAGTAACATTTAATTCTATGCGGCCTCTATTTACATAACCTTTTACTTTTTCTTTAATTTTATCTTCTAAGATATTATATCTTCTTGACATTCTCAGATACATATCAAAGTATCTATGGTTAACACCTTTTAGTTCACAGCTTATTTGGTATCCCTGATCTATAATTTCACCCCGCCCAAATCCTGTCATGCTTCTAATCATATATTTCAACCTTTCTTTAAATAATTATTTTAAATAAAAAATTGGTTTTACTGCGAAAAGCTAAACTTAGGCTATGGAATCGACTGAGCAAACATGTTTATCACGCCGCTCATCGGTCTTTATCTTCATTTTTGCTTAGCACTTATTATCTAAAGTAAAATTTATTTATACTTAGCCGTGATCCATGCACCACGCCTTGCTACTTAAGCACTTAGATAAACATTTTTGCTCAGCCTCAAGTTCTTTGTAGTTATTTTTTGCAGCAGAATCAAAATTATATTTTTTATTTATTAAGTAGCAAATATACTCGTTTAAGTTAAAATTCTCTCTTAAAGTCTTATTTTAGCATATATATTTCTATTTATGAAAACTCTTTGAATTATATAAGTTAATAATCTAAATATAAATTGTAAACCAGATAAAATAATTATTATACCCCAATGCCACCAATCTAGCGGAACAGTTCTAAATATTTCTTGTAATGGTGTATAGTATATTACAGTTAAATGCATCATAACAGATAAAGACACTGCTATAACTAAAAACTTATTCTTAAAAAATCCTAGCTCAAAAGGCGAAAATTTTTCCGAACGACACTCAAATACATAGAATAACTGAGCAAAAACCAATGTTGTAAATGCCATAGTTCTTGCTAGATCTAAATTATCAATACCATGCATTTGAGAATAAGCCAAACCCACAGTAAAGGCTGTTAGAGTTATTATAGCAATAAATATTCCACGCAATAAAATGATCTTTCCTAATCCATTAGAAAAAATGCCTTCATCTTTAGACCGTGGTTTTCTTTTCATAACCCCAGGTTCTGCTGGTTCTAATCCTAATGCCATTGCTGGTAAACCATCAGTAACAAGATTTACCCACAAAATTTGTATAGGTAAAAGGGGAAGTGGCATAGCTAATAAGGCCGCTAAAAACATTACTAGTACTTCTCCTATGTTACATCCTAGTAAATATCTAATAAATTTTCTAATATTATCATATATTGATCTTCCTTCATGTACAGCAACTACAATAGTTGAAAAGTTATCATCAGCTAATACCATAGAGGAAGCTTCTTTAGTTACCTCTGTACCACTAATAGCCATGGCAACTCCAATGTCAGCTGATTTTACTGCTGGAGCATCATTTACACCATCACCAGTCATTGCTACAACCTGCCTACGTTCCTGTAAAACTTTAACAATACGGTTTTTGTGTTGTGGAGACACTCTAGCAAAAACTCTTGTTGACATAGCCTTTCTATAAAGAGCCTTGTCATTTAAATTATCTATGTCACCACCAGTAACAACTTCATCATTATCATTAGTTATCCCTATTTGTTTAGCTATTGCAAGTGCAGTAATGGGATGATCTCCTGTAATCATAATAGGAACTACGCCTGCATCTAAACATTGATTAACTGATTCATCAACATTTGGTCTAGGAGGATCAATCATCCCTGCTATACCAAGTAAAGTTAAATCAGATTCTAATTCATTATCACTAATTTTATGTATATCTTTAGAATCTATCTTTTTATAAGCAAATGCTAGAACTCTTAGCGCGTTTGATGCCCATTTTTCTTGCAAATCTAAAAAATATTTACTATTATTCTCATTAAGCTTAGTATCATTACCTTCTTTTACCACTTGTGAACAGGATGACATCAAAACATCTAATGCACCCTTTACCATTATGTAATAATGGTTGCCTTTTTTTACGATAACACTCATCTTTTTACGTTCTGAATCAAAAGGAATTTCTCTAATTTTTTCAAAGCGTTCCTCAAGACCACCTTTCATAGCCAAGACTAAAAGTGCCGCCTCAGTTGGGTCACCCTGGATTTCTATTTTTCTTTTTGAATCAGCTATAGCAGCATTGTTACAATTTAATGCTACCTCCAATATTTTATTAAATACAGGATCTTTTTTAGGATTGAACTTCCCTTCAGCTGAAAAAAAACTACCTGATTTATTATACCCTTCCCCTTCAATATCTAATGTTTTATCAAAGATTGCTAAACGTTTAACTGTCATTTGATTTTGAGTTAGAGTACCGGTTTTATCTGAACATATTACTGTGGTACAACCAAGTGTTTCAACAGCAGGCAATTTCCTTACTATTGCATTTCTTTTAGACATTCTCTGAACCCCAAGAGCTAGAACTACTGTCACAATAGCTGGTAATCCCTCAGGTATTGCAGCAACTGCAAGACTAACTCCCGCCATGAACATGGTTAAAGTATCTTCGCCTCTATATATGCCCATGGCTGTAACCATAGCACATACAACCAGACATATTATTATAAGGATTTTTCCTAATTGGTCTAAACGTTGCTGCAGAGGTGTTTGTGCTTCTTGAGATTCTTTTATTAAACTTGCTATCTCTCCCATTACAGTTTGCATACCAGTAGCAATAACTACACCTTGCCCATTACCCCTGGTTATTGAAGTGCCCATAAAAGCCATGTTTCTCTGATCGGCTATTGATACATCTTTTTCCAAATTTGCCTGTGCAGATTTTTCAACTGGTACTGATTCACCCGTTAAAGCAGATTCTTCTATTTCTAAACTATAACTTTGTATTAACCGTAAATCTGCTGGAATTTTATCACCAGCTTCCAAAAATACTATATCACCCGGCACTAAATCTTCAGCAGGGATTTTTACTCTTTTACCCGCTCTAAGTACATTTGCATATGGTGATGCTAGTTTTTTAATTTCATCTAGAGATTTTTCTGCCCTATATTCTTGAACAAAACCTAAAACAGCATTAATTATAACTATTGCCATTATAGTTATTGCATCAATCATAGCGCCGATTATGCCTGATATTACAGTAGCTGCTAATAACACTATAACCATAGTTTCAGTAAATTGATTTAAAAACATTAGCACTGGATTCTTTTTGGTTCCTTCTTCTAATACATTTCTATATTGCTCTTTACGTTTTTCTACTTCTTTACTACTTAAACCATAACCAGGTTCACTTTTTACCAATTTAAAAGTATCTGCAATAGATTTTTGCCACCATGATGTTTTATTCATTAATTTAGCCTCCACTAAACCTTTTTGACAATTCTTATTCAATGAAGGCACATAAAAGAACAAGGGACAGGCTAAAGCCTCTCCCTTATTAACTGTTAACTATTTCCTTTTTTATTTTAGGATCTTTCTTTTAACCAATTTGAAATTGTCGGATATACTTGTTTTTTCGCCACACCACCAAATACTAAGCCTCCATGTCCAATGGGATATTCTAGATAAGTTTTATCATCAGATGGAATGTAATCTATTGCAGCCTTAGTTTGATGAGGTAGTACTAAATGATCTTTTTCTCCACTTAAAATAAGTAATGAGCTATTTATATTATTCAAATCAACTCTATGACCTCTTAAAACAACTTCATTTTTTATTAATTTATTTTCTTGGTAAAAATCTTTAATCCATTGGCGATAAGCTTCCCCAGGGAAATTGGTATTATCATTTACCCATTTATTAAGTACTTTCCATGATTTAACCGGTAAATCCTCATCTATCATTTTCCATAAGCGAGTATAAGTACCCAAATAATTATTAACTGGATTTAATAATTTCACTCCATTATCTATAAATGTTCTAGGAATTAACTCGAATGTATCTGTTATTTTATCAGCATCAAAACCTTCACCATTTATCCAAACAGATGAAAGTCCTCCATCTTCAAAATCAATCGGTGCTGCTAGAAAAATTAAATTACTTATTTTTGGTGATGGGAATAATGAAGCATACATTGTTGATATTGTTCCGCCCATACAATATCCTAAAACTGATAATTCATCAGTATTTGAAAACTGACATACTTTTTTGACAGCTCGAGCAACATAGTCAAAAACAATATCTGCATAAGTCATATTCCTATCTTCCCAATAGAAATCTCCCCAATCAAGAAGATATACGTCAAAGCCCTGCTCAACTAAGTGCTCAACTAAACTCATCCCAGGAGTTAAGTCTAAAATGTATGCTTTGTTAATCAAGGCATACACCATAAGGATTGGCTTTTTATGTTTTACTCCATTTGGAGTTACATACCTGTATAATTTAGCTTTATTCTTTCTCCAAACTATGTCTTTGGGTGTCATACCTGTTTGCGGGTCAGGTTCAAAAGCTAACATTTCAGCCCATTGATGCGTACTTTCTAGCATTCGATCATAATTTGATTGCAATTTTTCTCCTACTTCAGATGCCGAACCACTTAAAAACATATTTTTTTTCATTTTATCTCCCTCCCATAATTAGTATCATTTTTAATCCGTTGTTTTTGTTCTGGGCGGGATAACTATTGCTTCTCCATCCAAAATCACTTCATCATTTTGATTTAAACAGGCTGTTTTAAGCTTTATTCTTCCTTTTCCAAGTTTTTCAATTATTTCAACTTGAGCCCTTATAGTATCATTCATAAAGCAAGGCTTTAGAAAATTTAAAGTTTGGCTTTGATATATCGTTCCTGCTCCTGGCAAATAATTTCCTATAACATTCGAGATAAAACCTGCTAGTAGCATTCCATGAACTATACGAGTCTTGAAATGACCTTTTTGGGCTCTCTTTTCATTAACATGAAGCCAACTTAAATCTCCTGTAATACCAGCATACATATATACATCAGTCTCAGTAATAGTTTTTTCTATAAAACTCTTATCTCCTACTTTCAGTTCATCATATGTGTTTTCTATCATTAAGCCTCACCTTCTTCCTTGCTAACACTTTCTTCCTTGATATTTTCAGATTGTTTTGTTTTTTTAGTTTTTGTACTTTGGCTTTGAGTTTCACCTGTATTCTCTTTAAATGTTTTTGTCAAGGTATTGAGCTTTTTATTCATATTATCAAGTTTAGTCTTCAAGCTATCAACATCAGATTTTACTGAATTAATTTCATTTTTTAAGCTATCTTGATAATCAACTAATTTAATTAAGTTATCAGTAAGTAAATTTATATTATTTGAAAATTGCATATCTATATCATCAATCTTTTCCTCAAGTGCAATTACTAATTCAGCAACTCTAGCTATATCTTTTTT from Candidatus Syntrophocurvum alkaliphilum includes these protein-coding regions:
- a CDS encoding calcium-translocating P-type ATPase, SERCA-type, with protein sequence MNKTSWWQKSIADTFKLVKSEPGYGLSSKEVEKRKEQYRNVLEEGTKKNPVLMFLNQFTETMVIVLLAATVISGIIGAMIDAITIMAIVIINAVLGFVQEYRAEKSLDEIKKLASPYANVLRAGKRVKIPAEDLVPGDIVFLEAGDKIPADLRLIQSYSLEIEESALTGESVPVEKSAQANLEKDVSIADQRNMAFMGTSITRGNGQGVVIATGMQTVMGEIASLIKESQEAQTPLQQRLDQLGKILIIICLVVCAMVTAMGIYRGEDTLTMFMAGVSLAVAAIPEGLPAIVTVVLALGVQRMSKRNAIVRKLPAVETLGCTTVICSDKTGTLTQNQMTVKRLAIFDKTLDIEGEGYNKSGSFFSAEGKFNPKKDPVFNKILEVALNCNNAAIADSKRKIEIQGDPTEAALLVLAMKGGLEERFEKIREIPFDSERKKMSVIVKKGNHYYIMVKGALDVLMSSCSQVVKEGNDTKLNENNSKYFLDLQEKWASNALRVLAFAYKKIDSKDIHKISDNELESDLTLLGIAGMIDPPRPNVDESVNQCLDAGVVPIMITGDHPITALAIAKQIGITNDNDEVVTGGDIDNLNDKALYRKAMSTRVFARVSPQHKNRIVKVLQERRQVVAMTGDGVNDAPAVKSADIGVAMAISGTEVTKEASSMVLADDNFSTIVVAVHEGRSIYDNIRKFIRYLLGCNIGEVLVMFLAALLAMPLPLLPIQILWVNLVTDGLPAMALGLEPAEPGVMKRKPRSKDEGIFSNGLGKIILLRGIFIAIITLTAFTVGLAYSQMHGIDNLDLARTMAFTTLVFAQLFYVFECRSEKFSPFELGFFKNKFLVIAVSLSVMMHLTVIYYTPLQEIFRTVPLDWWHWGIIIILSGLQFIFRLLTYIIQRVFINRNIYAKIRL
- the phaC gene encoding class III poly(R)-hydroxyalkanoic acid synthase subunit PhaC, with the translated sequence MKKNMFLSGSASEVGEKLQSNYDRMLESTHQWAEMLAFEPDPQTGMTPKDIVWRKNKAKLYRYVTPNGVKHKKPILMVYALINKAYILDLTPGMSLVEHLVEQGFDVYLLDWGDFYWEDRNMTYADIVFDYVARAVKKVCQFSNTDELSVLGYCMGGTISTMYASLFPSPKISNLIFLAAPIDFEDGGLSSVWINGEGFDADKITDTFELIPRTFIDNGVKLLNPVNNYLGTYTRLWKMIDEDLPVKSWKVLNKWVNDNTNFPGEAYRQWIKDFYQENKLIKNEVVLRGHRVDLNNINSSLLILSGEKDHLVLPHQTKAAIDYIPSDDKTYLEYPIGHGGLVFGGVAKKQVYPTISNWLKERS
- a CDS encoding MaoC family dehydratase, encoding MIENTYDELKVGDKSFIEKTITETDVYMYAGITGDLSWLHVNEKRAQKGHFKTRIVHGMLLAGFISNVIGNYLPGAGTIYQSQTLNFLKPCFMNDTIRAQVEIIEKLGKGRIKLKTACLNQNDEVILDGEAIVIPPRTKTTD
- a CDS encoding YicC/YloC family endoribonuclease translates to MIRSMTGFGRGEIIDQGYQISCELKGVNHRYFDMYLRMSRRYNILEDKIKEKVKGYVNRGRIELNVTIEKTDDSARSILVDKKLALAYYKSLEELAKTLDISSELKIIDIYRLPDVYSLQDKEEDLDLVWEVMQKALEQALVSLNEMRTEEGKNLAYDIKERNEQIIQLVDQLEKRAPDVIKTHEERIINRIKELIPQEEIDENRIIQEIALYSDKVNIDEEIVRLKSHAKQFNELTFSTGAVGRKCDFLLQEMFREINTISSKANDYEMSKVVVEVKSELEKIREQVQNIE